TGTCACCGCACCCTCGGCGATGAGCTTTGCCAGCCGCGTGCGCGACAGCGCCGCTGCCTCTGGCACATCGCGCGCCAGCGCCTTATCAAGGCGCGGCGGCGGGGCCTCGCCGATGACGATGCGCAGAGGAGTGTCCATGTCCCAGACTCCAGACCCGGAAAAGCTGCCCGAACCGGCCAATCTGCGCTTTCTGCGCCTGCTGGTGACGGTGCTCACGGGCGTGATGATCGCCGGGCTTCTAACCATCCTCGCGATGATTGTCATCTCCTACCGCAGCGCCCGCGCGCCCTTGCCCGAGATCATCACCCTGCCCGGCGGCGCCATCGCCACCGCCTACACCCAGGGGTCGGACTGGTATGCGGTGGTGACCGAGAGCGACGAGATCCTGATCTTCGACCGCGCCAGCGGCGATCTGCGCCAGACCATCCGGATCGAGTCGCAGCGCTGAGAACCGAGCGGATGGCGTCATTCACGCCCGCGCCGTATTCGCATCCGCGCCGTAAATGCGCATCCGCCCGTAAAAGGGATTCCGGCGCCGCTGTCAGCCGCAAGACTACAATCCTGCCACAATACTGGGGAATGGCCCCCTTTGTCCGAATTCATGCAGCGAAACCGGAGTGTATTTTCGCGCTTATTGCATGTCCAAGAAATTAACGAATAATGAATCCGGTGTCAGTATGATTGGAGATCGGAAATATGGAAGTGCTTTTGCTGCTCGGGCTTGCCACATTTGGCATCGGATTTATCTCTCCATCAGACAATGACGACGACAGCGACGACGCCGTGCCCGACGATGATGGCGATACCGGCGGGGAACCTTCTACGGGTGACGATTCCGACGAGACGATCACCGGGACGGACGGTGACGACACGATCGCCGGCGGGCCCACCGACCTGATGGATTTCATCGTTCGCGCAGGGGCCGGAAACGATCTGATCGAAATCGAAGATGAGGCGCTATATTCCGGCGAGACGCAAACCGATGTGCGTGGCGAGAGCGGCGACGACACGATCTTCGCTGGAAGTCTGGCTCGGCATTTCGAACTCGATGGCGGCGAAGACAATGATAATATTATCGTTTCCGGGACGGCCGGCACTGGCCTGATCGACGGCGGAGACGGCAACGACACAATCTCCTTCACCCCAGGCGGGATCCTGGTCGATGGAGGAGACGGCGACGATCTGATTACAACCGATGGGGAATTCTTCGGCGAAGTTTCCACGATACACGGGGGCGACGGCGATGACACATTGGCCAGCGATGCCCTGAACACCGCCGTCTATGGGGACGCGGGCAATGACGTCGTCATGGCGTTCAGCCAGAATTGGCAAGGCACGGCCTATTACACGAGTTTCGATGGCGGGGATGGCGACGACACCATCGTCATCGAGGAAAATGCGATCACCGGCGGCGATCCCGAAACCGGTACGTTCGACGGAACCTACGCCAATACGGTCAACGACATCTTTGGCGGTGCCGGGAGCGACACGTTCCAGGCAACTGTCAATGAGGGCATGTTGAGCGAAAGCGAGATACCAGATTATTTTATCGACAATGTTCTTCAGGAGGATGGCACGCTGCTGCTCGACGTCACGCGGATCGCCGATTTCGAGCCGGGTGTCGATATGCTCCTGATCGACGGCGATCCGCTGGATGACGGCTTTACGCTTTCCAATGCGCGAATCGAATATACTGCCGATGCCGAGGGCAATGCCGGCTCGGAGGTGATCCTGCGTTACGAAAGCGAAACGGACTCCGCCCGCGATGTGGTGATCACTCTGGACGGGGCCACGGTAACCTGGGACGATATCGCCTTCAGCGGCGACCAGATCCCGGAGCTGGCGCCAATCGCCGCATAACGGCACAGCAAGCGGCGCCGCTTCCGCTCACCGGCCGGCGCCCTTCCGGCAAATCCGGCAGTTTTTAGCGCACCCCACCGGGCGCCATCACGCGTGCAGCGCTGCCCCGGCACCAGGGGCGCGGTCGGTGACGTGTTTGATTTCCAGATTGAATGTCAGAGGGAAAGTGGTGGGCGACCTTGGAATCGAACCAAGCGTGCGTCTCCGCGAGGGAGTTACAGTCCCCTGCCACACCTTGCGGCCTGTCGCCCACTTTCCCGCCGGTGACCCGGCGTGGTGGGCTGATTACAGTCGACCAAAACCATCGTCAACAGGAAAATCCCTTGCGATGCGGACAGCAGAGAGGCAAGGGAACGGCACCGCAGGAAAAGGGGCGTGTCATGGCGAAAAAACCGAAATGGGTGGTGGAAAAGGAGCAGGCGAAAAAGGCCCGCTCCGCGGAAACCGTCTGGCTCTTCGGTCTGCACGCGGTGCGCGACGCGCTGGTGAATCCGCGCCGCGAGAAGCTGCGCCTGATCGTGACGCCCAACGCGCAGATAAAACTCGCCGACGCCATCGAAGCGGCAGGCATCGCCCCCGAGATCCACGACCCGCGCAAGTTCCAGGCGCCGCTCGATCCGCAATCGGTGCATCAGGGGGCGGCATTGGAGGTCAAACCGCTCGACTGGGGGCGACTCGCCGATGTGGCGCTCGGCGACGGCACCCGCCCGCCCCGGCTGGTGCTGCTCGACCGGGTGACCGATCCGCATAACGTCGGCGCCATCCTGCGCTCCGCGGAGGTGTTCGGCGCGCAGGCGGTGATCGGCACGTTGCACCATTCGGCGCCCGAAACCGGGGCGCTGGCCAAGACCGCAAGCGGCGCGCTCGAACGCCAGCCCTATCTGCGCGAACGCAACCTCGCCGATACGATCCACGCGCTTCAGGAGATGGGCTATCTGGTGCTCGGGCTCGACGGCGAGGCCGAAGGCACCATCGAAGAGGCGCTCGACGGGCTGCGCGACCGCGCCGTGGCGCTGGTGCTGGGGGCCGAAGGTCCGGGTCTTCGGGAAAAGACGAAAGACACCGTGGACCGGCTGGTGCGCATCGACTTCGCCGGGGGGTTCGGCTCGCTCAATGTCTCGAACGCGGCGGCGGTCGCGCTCTATGCAGCGCGCCCGTAAATCAGCGCTCTATGCAGCGCGCCCGTAACCTCGCCTGATCTTCCCGACCGGCGCTTGCAGCCTGCCCCGCGCCGGCCCATATCGGATCCCATGCCGACCACCAAGATCGCCACCTGTTCCTATTGCGGCACCCGCGCCGCGCTGATCCTCGATGCCGGGCGGCACGAGCTGGTCTGCGCCTCCTGTGGCGCGCCGCTGCACGAGCTGAAACAGCTCCGCCCCGAGCGGGTCGAACGCGACGCCCCGCGCCACCGCCCTTCGGCCTTTCGCGAAAACCCGAAAAAGCGCCACAAGGCGCCGCGGAAGGCCAAGACAAAAAAGAAGAAATCCTTCGGCAGGAAAGCCGCCAA
The window above is part of the Salipiger abyssi genome. Proteins encoded here:
- a CDS encoding DUF6476 family protein gives rise to the protein MSQTPDPEKLPEPANLRFLRLLVTVLTGVMIAGLLTILAMIVISYRSARAPLPEIITLPGGAIATAYTQGSDWYAVVTESDEILIFDRASGDLRQTIRIESQR
- a CDS encoding calcium-binding protein; the protein is MEVLLLLGLATFGIGFISPSDNDDDSDDAVPDDDGDTGGEPSTGDDSDETITGTDGDDTIAGGPTDLMDFIVRAGAGNDLIEIEDEALYSGETQTDVRGESGDDTIFAGSLARHFELDGGEDNDNIIVSGTAGTGLIDGGDGNDTISFTPGGILVDGGDGDDLITTDGEFFGEVSTIHGGDGDDTLASDALNTAVYGDAGNDVVMAFSQNWQGTAYYTSFDGGDGDDTIVIEENAITGGDPETGTFDGTYANTVNDIFGGAGSDTFQATVNEGMLSESEIPDYFIDNVLQEDGTLLLDVTRIADFEPGVDMLLIDGDPLDDGFTLSNARIEYTADAEGNAGSEVILRYESETDSARDVVITLDGATVTWDDIAFSGDQIPELAPIAA
- the rlmB gene encoding 23S rRNA (guanosine(2251)-2'-O)-methyltransferase RlmB, whose protein sequence is MAKKPKWVVEKEQAKKARSAETVWLFGLHAVRDALVNPRREKLRLIVTPNAQIKLADAIEAAGIAPEIHDPRKFQAPLDPQSVHQGAALEVKPLDWGRLADVALGDGTRPPRLVLLDRVTDPHNVGAILRSAEVFGAQAVIGTLHHSAPETGALAKTASGALERQPYLRERNLADTIHALQEMGYLVLGLDGEAEGTIEEALDGLRDRAVALVLGAEGPGLREKTKDTVDRLVRIDFAGGFGSLNVSNAAAVALYAARP